The Oncorhynchus tshawytscha isolate Ot180627B linkage group LG05, Otsh_v2.0, whole genome shotgun sequence genome includes a window with the following:
- the LOC112251856 gene encoding tetraspanin-1 isoform X1 encodes MACFTFFKFMMVLSNLLILLGGLTLLGVGIWVRVDKGLFLQVLSPFSTLDTQFVNVCFFCIAIGGVLVLLGVLGCCGAHKGSKCLLLLFFSIILIIFIAEVAAGTVALAYSSFAEGILKAWATLVLKNQYGSDPVVTKIWNSTMTELNCCGFTNYTDFTDSYYSEQSEGSYPPSCCQLDTAPCSQQQAWHSAVQGCLKQLLKALQKHANIVGGIAVGIGGLEVTAMLVSMYLYCYLDNNVS; translated from the exons ATGGCATGCTTCACATTCTTCAAATTTATGATGGTCTTGTCCAACTTGCTTATCCTT CTGGGGGGTCTGACCCTGCTGGGTGTGGGGATTTGGGTGCGTGTGGATAAGGGTTTGTTCCTACAGGTGCTGAGTCCCTTCTCCACCCTCGACACGCAGTTTGTCAATGTGTGCTTCTTCTGCATCGCTATTGGAGGAGTGCTGGTTCTACTGGGTGTACTGGGCTGCTGTGGAGCCCACAAGGGGAGCAAGTGTCTGCTGCTACTG TTTTTCTCCATCATCCTGATTATTTTCATCGCTGAAGTGGCAGCCGGAACGGTGGCCCTCGCCTACTCTTCATTT GCCGAGGGGATTCTTAAAGCATGGGCCACCCTTGTCTTGAAGAACCAGTATGGCAGCGATCCAGTGGTCACCAAGATCTGGAACAGCACCATGACCGAG CTGAACTGCTGTGGCTTCACCAACTACACAGACTTTACTGACTCGTACTACTCTGAGCAGAGTGAGGGCAGCTACCCACCCAGCTGTTGCCAGCTAGACACTGCCCCCTGCAGCCAGCAGCaggcatggcacagtgctgttCAG GGCTGTTTGAAACAGCTGTTGAAGGCCCTTCAGAAGCATGCCAACATCGTAGGTGGAATAGCCGTAGGCATCGGAGGGCTAGAG GTGACAGCGATGTTGGTATCCATGTACCTGTACTGCTATTTGGACAACAATGTCAGCTGA
- the LOC112251856 gene encoding tetraspanin-1 isoform X3, with the protein MACFTFFKFMMVLSNLLILLGGLTLLGVGIWVRVDKGLFLQVLSPFSTLDTQFVNVCFFCIAIGGVLVLLGVLGCCGAHKGSKCLLLLFFSIILIIFIAEVAAGTVALAYSSFLNCCGFTNYTDFTDSYYSEQSEGSYPPSCCQLDTAPCSQQQAWHSAVQGCLKQLLKALQKHANIVGGIAVGIGGLEVTAMLVSMYLYCYLDNNVS; encoded by the exons ATGGCATGCTTCACATTCTTCAAATTTATGATGGTCTTGTCCAACTTGCTTATCCTT CTGGGGGGTCTGACCCTGCTGGGTGTGGGGATTTGGGTGCGTGTGGATAAGGGTTTGTTCCTACAGGTGCTGAGTCCCTTCTCCACCCTCGACACGCAGTTTGTCAATGTGTGCTTCTTCTGCATCGCTATTGGAGGAGTGCTGGTTCTACTGGGTGTACTGGGCTGCTGTGGAGCCCACAAGGGGAGCAAGTGTCTGCTGCTACTG TTTTTCTCCATCATCCTGATTATTTTCATCGCTGAAGTGGCAGCCGGAACGGTGGCCCTCGCCTACTCTTCATTT CTGAACTGCTGTGGCTTCACCAACTACACAGACTTTACTGACTCGTACTACTCTGAGCAGAGTGAGGGCAGCTACCCACCCAGCTGTTGCCAGCTAGACACTGCCCCCTGCAGCCAGCAGCaggcatggcacagtgctgttCAG GGCTGTTTGAAACAGCTGTTGAAGGCCCTTCAGAAGCATGCCAACATCGTAGGTGGAATAGCCGTAGGCATCGGAGGGCTAGAG GTGACAGCGATGTTGGTATCCATGTACCTGTACTGCTATTTGGACAACAATGTCAGCTGA
- the LOC112251856 gene encoding tetraspanin-1 isoform X2, with protein MACFTFFKFMMVLSNLLILLGGLTLLGVGIWVRVDKGLFLQVLSPFSTLDTQFVNVCFFCIAIGGVLVLLGVLGCCGAHKGSKCLLLLAEGILKAWATLVLKNQYGSDPVVTKIWNSTMTELNCCGFTNYTDFTDSYYSEQSEGSYPPSCCQLDTAPCSQQQAWHSAVQGCLKQLLKALQKHANIVGGIAVGIGGLEVTAMLVSMYLYCYLDNNVS; from the exons ATGGCATGCTTCACATTCTTCAAATTTATGATGGTCTTGTCCAACTTGCTTATCCTT CTGGGGGGTCTGACCCTGCTGGGTGTGGGGATTTGGGTGCGTGTGGATAAGGGTTTGTTCCTACAGGTGCTGAGTCCCTTCTCCACCCTCGACACGCAGTTTGTCAATGTGTGCTTCTTCTGCATCGCTATTGGAGGAGTGCTGGTTCTACTGGGTGTACTGGGCTGCTGTGGAGCCCACAAGGGGAGCAAGTGTCTGCTGCTACTG GCCGAGGGGATTCTTAAAGCATGGGCCACCCTTGTCTTGAAGAACCAGTATGGCAGCGATCCAGTGGTCACCAAGATCTGGAACAGCACCATGACCGAG CTGAACTGCTGTGGCTTCACCAACTACACAGACTTTACTGACTCGTACTACTCTGAGCAGAGTGAGGGCAGCTACCCACCCAGCTGTTGCCAGCTAGACACTGCCCCCTGCAGCCAGCAGCaggcatggcacagtgctgttCAG GGCTGTTTGAAACAGCTGTTGAAGGCCCTTCAGAAGCATGCCAACATCGTAGGTGGAATAGCCGTAGGCATCGGAGGGCTAGAG GTGACAGCGATGTTGGTATCCATGTACCTGTACTGCTATTTGGACAACAATGTCAGCTGA